Proteins encoded within one genomic window of Marinobacter halotolerans:
- a CDS encoding LysR family transcriptional regulator ArgP, translating into MLDYKLLQALASVIENGGFERAGEALGLTQSAVSQRIKSLEVRLGQPLLTRHPELKATPAGQKLLNHFQQVQLLERDLHTAIPTLTEESSRLRIAINADSVATWWAAAVGEFCTREGLLLDLVIEDQDVGLKRMREGDVAACLCSSSQPIAGARAVPVTEVSYWPLATGGYRQRYFPEGLTPEAFASAPAIIFGPNDQLQHRFLADCGYQGRFPFHLCPSSEGFVQMARAGIGYGMIPQMQAQPWIDSGELINLAPGHELTVPLYWHFWRHSGELLQRLTRILEGNRQPI; encoded by the coding sequence ATGCTGGACTACAAACTGCTTCAGGCGCTGGCATCAGTCATTGAGAACGGCGGTTTCGAGCGCGCTGGTGAAGCCCTGGGCCTTACCCAGTCGGCGGTATCCCAGCGCATCAAATCTCTGGAGGTCAGGCTGGGCCAGCCGTTGCTGACCCGCCATCCGGAGCTGAAGGCTACCCCCGCCGGACAGAAGCTGTTGAACCATTTCCAGCAGGTTCAATTGCTGGAGCGGGATCTGCACACCGCCATCCCCACCCTGACGGAAGAGTCATCGCGATTGCGGATTGCCATCAATGCCGACAGCGTTGCCACCTGGTGGGCTGCGGCCGTGGGTGAATTCTGCACCCGCGAGGGACTCCTGCTGGATCTGGTGATCGAAGATCAGGACGTGGGACTCAAACGGATGCGCGAAGGCGACGTCGCCGCCTGCCTGTGTAGCAGCAGCCAGCCCATTGCCGGTGCCCGGGCGGTTCCCGTTACCGAGGTCAGCTACTGGCCGCTGGCGACTGGTGGCTACCGGCAACGTTATTTCCCGGAGGGTCTAACGCCGGAAGCCTTTGCCTCAGCACCCGCCATCATCTTTGGCCCCAACGACCAGTTGCAGCATCGCTTTCTGGCGGATTGCGGCTACCAGGGGCGCTTTCCCTTTCATCTTTGCCCTTCTTCCGAGGGATTCGTGCAGATGGCCCGTGCCGGCATCGGTTACGGCATGATTCCACAAATGCAGGCGCAGCCGTGGATAGATTCCGGCGAGCTGATCAACCTGGCACCGGGCCATGAGCTTACGGTTCCCCTGTACTGGCATTTCTGGCGCCACAGTGGCGAATTACTCCAGCGTCTGACCCGGATTCTTGAGGGGAACAGGCAGCCGATTTGA
- a CDS encoding LysE/ArgO family amino acid transporter has protein sequence MLTSYLTGLIVCGGIIVAIGAQNAYILGQAIRREHHWKCAGICMSADILLFTAGMFGVNAALMAVPEALEILRWMGVVFLGWLAALAFARVAKGRDALDANTKAASSSRAVILTTLAVTLLNPQVYLDTLLLIPAIGAQQSSAFGFVAGASSASVLWFGLVAFSGAALSPWLAKPKAWRVIDGTIGAMMAAIAIHLALNGL, from the coding sequence ATGCTGACAAGTTATCTCACCGGGCTGATTGTATGTGGCGGCATCATCGTCGCGATCGGCGCTCAGAACGCCTACATCCTGGGCCAGGCTATTCGCCGCGAGCACCACTGGAAATGCGCCGGCATCTGCATGAGTGCGGACATCCTGCTATTCACGGCGGGCATGTTCGGCGTCAATGCAGCATTGATGGCAGTGCCGGAAGCGCTGGAAATACTGCGGTGGATGGGAGTAGTGTTTCTGGGCTGGCTGGCGGCGCTGGCCTTCGCCCGTGTGGCCAAAGGTCGCGACGCGCTGGACGCGAACACCAAGGCGGCATCCAGCTCGCGGGCGGTGATCCTGACAACCCTGGCAGTGACCCTGCTTAATCCCCAGGTGTATCTCGACACCCTGCTGCTGATTCCGGCCATCGGGGCGCAGCAATCCAGTGCCTTTGGCTTTGTCGCGGGGGCCAGCAGCGCCTCGGTGCTCTGGTTTGGCCTGGTGGCGTTCAGTGGGGCTGCGCTTTCACCCTGGCTGGCAAAGCCTAAAGCCTGGCGGGTAATCGACGGCACCATTGGCGCTATGATGGCGGCCATAGCCATCCATCTGGCCCTTAACGGCCTGTAA
- a CDS encoding ParA family protein produces the protein MRIVAFYSPKGGVGKTASAVNIAYLANAGNCSTLLWDLDPQGAASFYLSGASRTKGRKISKLLDGRLPIADFIEENVYPNLDLLPSHPSFRNFDIKLEDDDRTNPLKTILGPLSEDTSLVVLDCPPGQSRLTEQVLKIADLVYVPLVPTWLSLNSWYQFQDLVKDKKLGLKKLRPFFTLVDRRKKLHRELTEKSAELFDRPSKAMIPYSSAVERMGEEGLPLEVLSPRSTPAAAYRQLWSEMKAELWGKNTRAK, from the coding sequence ATGAGAATCGTCGCTTTTTACAGTCCGAAAGGCGGAGTTGGGAAAACAGCCTCGGCCGTCAACATCGCCTATCTGGCCAATGCTGGCAATTGCTCTACTCTGCTTTGGGACCTTGACCCGCAGGGCGCCGCGAGCTTCTATCTTTCCGGTGCCTCCCGTACCAAAGGCAGGAAGATCTCCAAGTTGCTGGACGGCCGGCTTCCGATCGCAGATTTTATTGAAGAAAACGTCTACCCGAACCTGGACCTGCTGCCGTCTCACCCCAGTTTCCGGAACTTCGATATCAAGCTGGAAGATGACGACCGGACAAACCCCCTGAAAACCATACTGGGCCCCTTGTCGGAAGACACCAGTCTGGTGGTGCTTGACTGCCCACCCGGTCAGTCGCGCCTGACGGAACAGGTCCTGAAAATTGCCGACCTGGTGTACGTGCCGCTGGTACCCACCTGGCTTTCCCTGAACAGCTGGTATCAATTCCAGGATCTGGTCAAGGACAAGAAACTCGGCCTCAAAAAACTGCGGCCGTTTTTCACCCTGGTGGATCGGCGCAAGAAGCTTCACAGGGAACTGACAGAAAAGAGCGCCGAACTTTTCGACCGGCCCTCGAAGGCGATGATTCCCTATTCCAGCGCCGTTGAACGTATGGGCGAGGAGGGGCTTCCCCTGGAAGTGCTCAGCCCCCGTTCCACTCCAGCGGCAGCCTACCGCCAGCTCTGGTCTGAGATGAAGGCCGAACTCTGGGGCAAGAACACCAGAGCCAAATAG
- a CDS encoding BaiN/RdsA family NAD(P)/FAD-dependent oxidoreductase — protein sequence MSQTPSGNDYDVIIIGAGAAGLMCAATAGYRGRRVLVLDHANKPGKKILMSGGGRCNFTNLNSTPANFLSDNPSYCISALKRYTAQDFLELVERHGIEHEEKAAGQLFCKDSAKDILNMLLTECDWAGAEVRMKTSVEAVHEADSGYRLESTAGQLWCESLVIASGGLSIPTMGASGFGYDVARQFGLRLLPTRAGLVPFTLQPQLKEKLEPISGVSCPVDVHCNQAHFLEPMLVTHRGLSGPSMLQISSYWSPGDALSVNVLPGQNAREDLYALRKQKPQSTIAQYLMQHLPKRFAQAFNDLNGWSGPLQGYKNADLDTAADILSRWQIKPSGTEGYRTAEVTLGGVDTRQLSSKTMAALEKPNLYFIGEVVDVTGHLGGHNFQWAWASGVAAGNDA from the coding sequence ATGAGCCAGACACCATCAGGTAACGACTACGACGTTATTATCATCGGCGCCGGCGCCGCCGGGCTGATGTGCGCGGCCACCGCCGGCTACCGTGGCCGCCGGGTGCTGGTGCTGGATCACGCCAACAAACCGGGCAAGAAGATCCTGATGTCCGGCGGTGGCCGTTGCAATTTCACCAACCTGAACAGCACGCCGGCCAACTTTCTGTCGGACAACCCCAGCTACTGTATTTCCGCGCTCAAACGCTACACAGCCCAGGATTTTCTGGAACTGGTGGAACGCCACGGCATCGAGCATGAAGAGAAGGCAGCGGGGCAGCTGTTCTGCAAAGACAGCGCCAAGGACATTCTCAACATGCTGCTGACCGAATGTGATTGGGCAGGTGCCGAAGTCCGCATGAAGACGAGCGTTGAGGCCGTGCATGAAGCGGACAGCGGCTACCGCCTGGAAAGCACAGCCGGGCAACTCTGGTGCGAATCCCTGGTGATTGCCTCCGGCGGGCTTTCAATTCCGACCATGGGCGCAAGCGGTTTCGGCTATGACGTTGCCCGGCAGTTCGGGCTAAGGCTTCTACCCACCCGGGCAGGACTGGTGCCGTTTACCCTGCAGCCACAACTGAAAGAAAAGCTGGAACCGATTTCCGGCGTCAGCTGCCCGGTGGATGTGCACTGCAACCAGGCGCACTTTCTGGAACCCATGCTAGTGACCCACCGAGGCCTGAGCGGGCCGTCCATGTTGCAGATTTCCAGCTATTGGTCACCGGGGGATGCCCTGTCGGTCAACGTTCTGCCCGGTCAGAACGCCCGGGAAGACCTCTACGCCCTGCGCAAACAAAAACCCCAGTCCACCATCGCCCAGTATCTGATGCAGCACCTGCCAAAGCGATTTGCCCAGGCCTTCAACGATCTCAACGGCTGGAGCGGCCCGCTGCAGGGTTATAAAAATGCGGATCTTGATACCGCGGCTGACATCCTCAGCCGCTGGCAGATCAAACCGTCGGGAACCGAGGGTTACCGGACAGCAGAAGTCACGCTCGGCGGTGTCGACACCCGCCAGCTGTCATCGAAAACCATGGCCGCGCTGGAAAAACCCAATCTGTATTTCATCGGCGAAGTCGTGGACGTCACCGGCCACCTGGGTGGCCATAATTTTCAGTGGGCCTGGGCGTCGGGTGTAGCGGCGGGAAATGATGCGTGA
- a CDS encoding PhzF family phenazine biosynthesis protein yields the protein MPYPIYQVDAFTDRLFGGNPAAVMPLESDLPDDTLLALAVENNLSETAFFTALPEGNDADFRIRWFTPGTEVPLCGHATLATAWVIFNRLDWPADSLRFQSKSGLLGVSRGKDGWLTLDFPNLPCEERPTPSAITEALESAPETAFFVPNDTNYMVVLADEAAVRAAEPDMRTLKSLGNQGLIITAPGQDCDFVSRYFAPGAGIDEDPVTGSIHSVLVPYWAERLGKTRFDARQVSRRGGRLRCELKGDRVAIAGQAVLYMEGNVYLP from the coding sequence ATGCCCTACCCCATCTATCAGGTGGATGCCTTTACCGACCGGCTGTTTGGCGGCAACCCGGCCGCTGTTATGCCGCTGGAATCAGACCTGCCGGACGACACCCTGCTGGCGCTGGCCGTCGAAAACAATCTGTCGGAAACGGCCTTTTTCACCGCCTTACCGGAAGGGAATGATGCCGATTTCCGGATTCGCTGGTTCACCCCCGGCACCGAAGTGCCGCTCTGCGGACACGCCACCCTCGCCACCGCCTGGGTTATTTTCAACCGCCTGGACTGGCCCGCGGATTCCCTGCGCTTCCAGTCGAAAAGCGGTTTGTTGGGCGTGAGCAGAGGCAAGGATGGCTGGCTGACACTGGACTTCCCCAATCTGCCCTGCGAAGAACGGCCGACGCCGTCTGCCATCACGGAAGCGCTTGAAAGCGCGCCGGAAACCGCCTTTTTCGTGCCCAACGACACCAACTACATGGTGGTGCTGGCAGACGAGGCCGCGGTCAGGGCTGCAGAGCCGGACATGCGGACCCTGAAAAGCCTGGGCAACCAGGGGCTGATCATTACCGCCCCGGGACAGGACTGCGATTTCGTCAGCCGTTATTTCGCCCCGGGCGCCGGCATTGACGAGGACCCGGTCACCGGCTCCATTCACAGCGTTCTGGTGCCCTACTGGGCGGAAAGACTGGGCAAAACCCGCTTTGACGCTCGCCAGGTTTCACGCCGGGGCGGCCGGCTGCGCTGCGAACTGAAGGGCGACCGGGTCGCCATAGCGGGCCAGGCCGTACTCTACATGGAAGGTAACGTTTACCTGCCATGA
- a CDS encoding metal-dependent hydrolase: MTISSTPSGVSVAPRHMHFNVDRDLETLWHGGDVFRTAFFNALSLQFPDGEQQFINAVRLYRDKVDDSKLSKEIRGFIGQEALHSREHKQYNDALKARGYDIDAIDQRFRKHMAWVGKLPPSRQLAGTCGAEHYTAVLANAILEHPEWMAGATPEMSRLWRWHAIEETEHKSVAFDVYQHCVGDEKLRRIVFLFVSWNFFKFTFLNTCALLKADGKLWSLTTWASGMNFLWGRPGVIRKCLPGFLGYFKRGFHPWQHDNRDLIDKNLGDLELKQ, encoded by the coding sequence ATGACCATCAGCTCAACCCCTTCCGGCGTGTCCGTTGCGCCGCGTCATATGCATTTCAATGTGGACCGTGATCTTGAAACCCTCTGGCACGGGGGCGACGTGTTCCGCACCGCTTTTTTCAATGCACTGTCACTTCAGTTCCCGGACGGTGAGCAACAGTTCATCAATGCCGTTCGCCTTTACCGGGACAAGGTGGATGACTCCAAGCTCAGCAAGGAGATTCGCGGGTTTATCGGGCAGGAAGCCCTGCACAGCCGTGAACACAAACAGTACAACGACGCGCTGAAAGCCCGCGGTTACGACATCGACGCCATCGACCAGCGTTTCCGCAAGCACATGGCCTGGGTGGGCAAGTTACCGCCAAGCCGCCAGCTGGCTGGCACCTGTGGTGCCGAGCACTATACCGCGGTGTTAGCCAACGCGATTCTGGAACACCCGGAGTGGATGGCGGGGGCAACGCCGGAAATGTCCCGACTATGGCGCTGGCACGCCATCGAGGAAACCGAGCACAAATCCGTGGCGTTTGACGTGTATCAGCACTGCGTGGGTGATGAAAAGTTGCGCCGCATTGTGTTCCTTTTTGTGAGCTGGAATTTTTTCAAGTTCACCTTCCTGAATACCTGCGCATTGCTCAAGGCCGACGGCAAACTCTGGAGCCTGACCACCTGGGCGAGCGGCATGAATTTCCTGTGGGGCCGGCCGGGGGTAATCAGGAAGTGCCTGCCCGGCTTCCTCGGGTACTTCAAAAGAGGCTTTCATCCCTGGCAACACGATAATCGTGACCTGATCGATAAAAATCTGGGCGATCTTGAGTTAAAACAGTAG
- a CDS encoding DegV family protein: MRVGLIVDSACDLPYEFSRKNDLFVLPVTAVIDGQTYIDEHDPVRTQEFYQSGLLQKGHHAETQAFTPEQIHDLFMEKIVTEYDVAFCETVARSRSLIFQNATEAMNSVMSHYQEARKAAGREGKFSMRVIDSKQIFAGQGLLAAHTLKLIDQKLSKNALRNEVEEFTGKIYTCVIPRDLHYIRERARRRGDKSISAFGAFLGKALNITPVVFGQGTDGKPVAKTRSFDASVEKVMNYAIGRVEAGLLTPYVCLSCGMNWTEIEELPGLNRLRDACEAAGVELLLSQMGITSSIYVGPGSLCLALAAEPHQFSDFQ, translated from the coding sequence ATGCGCGTTGGTTTGATTGTCGATTCCGCTTGCGATCTTCCCTATGAATTCTCCCGGAAGAACGATCTGTTCGTGCTGCCGGTCACCGCCGTGATAGATGGCCAGACCTACATCGACGAGCACGACCCCGTCCGCACCCAGGAGTTTTACCAGAGCGGGCTGCTGCAAAAAGGCCACCATGCCGAAACCCAGGCCTTTACCCCCGAGCAGATTCACGATCTGTTCATGGAAAAGATCGTCACCGAATACGATGTGGCCTTTTGCGAAACCGTCGCCCGCAGCCGGAGCCTGATCTTCCAGAATGCCACGGAAGCCATGAACAGCGTGATGAGCCACTATCAGGAGGCCCGCAAGGCCGCTGGTCGCGAAGGCAAATTCTCCATGCGGGTGATTGACAGCAAACAGATTTTCGCGGGGCAGGGCCTGCTGGCGGCCCACACCCTCAAGCTGATCGACCAGAAACTGTCCAAGAATGCCCTGCGCAACGAAGTGGAGGAATTCACCGGCAAGATCTACACCTGCGTGATTCCCCGGGATCTGCACTATATCCGCGAACGGGCCCGGCGCCGGGGCGACAAGAGCATCTCCGCGTTCGGGGCGTTTCTTGGCAAGGCGCTGAATATTACCCCGGTGGTGTTCGGCCAGGGCACTGATGGCAAGCCGGTGGCGAAAACCCGCAGCTTTGATGCCTCTGTCGAGAAGGTCATGAACTATGCCATTGGCCGCGTCGAGGCGGGGCTGCTGACGCCCTATGTTTGTCTGTCCTGCGGTATGAACTGGACCGAAATCGAAGAGCTGCCCGGCCTGAACCGGCTCCGCGATGCCTGCGAGGCGGCAGGCGTCGAGTTGTTGCTGTCCCAGATGGGAATTACCAGCAGCATTTATGTGGGCCCCGGCAGCCTTTGTCTTGCCCTGGCGGCAGAGCCCCATCAGTTTTCGGACTTCCAGTAA
- a CDS encoding LysE family translocator has product MWIPVELLWAYLAAITLLTVTPGVDTLLVMRNTGRGGFGDGAMTSLGICCGLFLHAALSALGISILLVETAWAFTALKWAGACYLIWLGVMSLRQAFARRANAQALAPAEAQARQMPASRGASFREGVLSNLLNPKTALFYMALLPQFIDPAGPAFAQSMVLAGLHFVLAMVWQCVVAAMVIQSQQLRLNHKLTRLLNVATGGVFIAIGVRLAQE; this is encoded by the coding sequence ATGTGGATACCCGTTGAGCTGCTCTGGGCCTACCTGGCGGCCATCACTCTGCTGACCGTGACGCCGGGCGTGGACACCCTGCTGGTGATGCGCAACACCGGCCGTGGTGGCTTCGGCGACGGTGCCATGACCAGCCTGGGCATCTGCTGCGGGCTGTTTCTGCACGCGGCCCTGTCGGCTCTGGGTATCTCGATTCTGCTGGTGGAAACCGCCTGGGCGTTCACCGCGCTCAAGTGGGCGGGCGCCTGCTATCTAATCTGGCTTGGGGTTATGTCCCTGCGACAGGCCTTCGCCCGTAGAGCCAATGCACAGGCGCTGGCTCCCGCCGAGGCACAGGCCCGGCAAATGCCGGCTTCCCGCGGTGCTTCCTTCCGTGAAGGTGTGCTTTCAAATCTGCTTAACCCGAAAACGGCTCTGTTCTACATGGCGCTGTTACCGCAGTTTATCGACCCTGCAGGTCCTGCGTTTGCTCAGTCAATGGTTCTGGCCGGGCTTCACTTTGTGCTGGCGATGGTCTGGCAGTGTGTGGTGGCGGCAATGGTCATTCAATCTCAACAGTTGCGGCTCAACCATAAGCTAACCCGCCTTCTCAATGTCGCCACTGGCGGCGTTTTCATCGCAATTGGAGTCAGGCTGGCTCAAGAATAG
- a CDS encoding InlB B-repeat-containing protein has translation MKHLWLLMALTVVLGGCGGGSSSSSPEEIASTTISGAVVKGPVGGATVNVFKMDDGGGAISPPVAGPITTNADGSWSVEIPDSVPRPLLVIATGGSYTDEATGGNIDVGSAELSSFLSEGATSAAVSPLSESVVRAARQYLQDNPTASVNDGIADGVTKVQQVFGTGFDPLTDQPDPTSSSPESVKYAAALGGLSQLAADQSPSTDPLATVLAFAEDASDGTLNGQVGTNPVSIDETTSLPTTIGVADYSNSLNTYIASDSSGSFDSLVSYTIAGSVSSGLGSIAPAEVVVFEGDTAQFTIAPATGYQVGARSGCSGEISGGVFTTDPVLAACGVSFAFDKIPYTVTVEPATGGSASLTSATVLFQDVQVIDFTANEGFDLVSVSGCSGSLGGAQYTTGPVIADCTVTPVYERQQRTVSLALNPTIGGSFDVSGPLTALYGDSVTVTATANSGYNLLGVSGCGTGSLTGNEYTSGAVTADCTITASFAAVPTYTVTAQRSGPGTVSPTSRVVNENATATFDLTPDSGAALGAVSGCGGALDAGSPPSYTTAPVTQACTVTAVFESIYSVTVNPGANGSASPLSVEALAGEQPEISITADEGFEIDAVTGSCGGTLSGSIYTLAAVSADCTVDISFVEQSVSTPAVWDQFNWNEANWQ, from the coding sequence ATGAAGCACCTATGGTTGCTCATGGCGTTGACGGTGGTTCTGGGTGGTTGCGGCGGGGGAAGTTCCAGCTCTTCTCCGGAGGAAATAGCTTCAACAACCATTTCCGGCGCAGTGGTCAAAGGGCCTGTCGGTGGTGCTACCGTTAACGTCTTTAAAATGGATGATGGGGGTGGCGCAATCAGCCCACCCGTTGCAGGCCCCATCACCACCAATGCCGACGGCTCCTGGTCTGTCGAGATACCTGATTCAGTTCCCCGCCCACTACTGGTTATCGCGACCGGAGGTAGCTATACCGACGAAGCGACAGGAGGAAATATCGACGTTGGTTCTGCGGAACTGAGTTCCTTCCTCAGCGAGGGAGCGACTTCGGCGGCAGTCAGCCCCTTGTCCGAATCGGTTGTGCGTGCCGCACGCCAGTATCTTCAGGATAATCCGACAGCCTCTGTAAACGATGGTATCGCCGATGGTGTGACCAAGGTGCAACAGGTTTTCGGTACCGGTTTTGATCCTCTGACCGACCAGCCTGATCCGACAAGCAGTTCTCCCGAAAGCGTTAAATACGCAGCTGCACTGGGCGGTCTGTCGCAGTTGGCTGCAGATCAAAGCCCGTCAACGGATCCGCTGGCGACGGTGCTTGCGTTTGCTGAGGACGCGTCAGACGGCACTCTCAATGGCCAGGTAGGCACAAATCCGGTGTCCATTGATGAGACCACCAGTTTGCCAACCACCATTGGAGTCGCGGATTACTCGAACTCTCTGAACACCTACATAGCCTCTGACAGTAGCGGCTCCTTTGACAGCTTGGTGTCTTATACCATTGCAGGTTCAGTATCTTCTGGCCTGGGTTCAATAGCCCCTGCCGAGGTGGTTGTGTTCGAGGGTGACACGGCCCAATTCACTATTGCGCCAGCAACAGGCTATCAGGTTGGAGCTCGTTCCGGGTGCAGCGGGGAAATCAGTGGTGGTGTCTTCACAACGGACCCAGTGTTGGCCGCATGTGGCGTTAGTTTTGCCTTCGATAAAATCCCATACACAGTGACCGTGGAACCAGCAACAGGCGGCTCGGCCTCTTTGACCTCCGCGACAGTTCTTTTTCAGGACGTCCAGGTCATCGACTTTACGGCGAATGAAGGTTTCGATCTGGTTTCAGTGTCCGGTTGCAGTGGGTCTCTGGGCGGTGCGCAATACACAACCGGCCCGGTTATCGCAGACTGTACGGTGACGCCGGTATACGAGCGGCAACAGCGTACGGTGAGCCTGGCGCTGAACCCGACAATTGGCGGTAGCTTCGATGTTTCAGGACCGCTGACTGCCCTCTATGGAGACTCAGTGACTGTCACCGCAACGGCGAACAGCGGCTATAACCTGCTCGGTGTATCCGGGTGTGGCACAGGTAGCCTGACGGGCAACGAATATACCTCTGGGGCTGTTACGGCGGATTGCACCATCACTGCCAGCTTCGCAGCAGTTCCTACCTATACGGTTACTGCTCAGCGCTCGGGGCCAGGCACAGTGAGCCCGACATCCCGCGTGGTTAACGAAAATGCTACTGCAACGTTTGATCTGACGCCTGATTCCGGGGCGGCGCTCGGTGCGGTTTCAGGATGTGGCGGCGCCCTGGACGCAGGTTCTCCACCAAGCTACACCACTGCACCTGTGACCCAGGCCTGCACCGTGACTGCTGTATTCGAATCTATCTACTCAGTGACAGTGAATCCTGGCGCTAACGGCAGCGCGAGCCCGCTATCGGTTGAGGCATTGGCCGGAGAGCAGCCCGAAATATCCATTACAGCGGACGAAGGCTTTGAGATCGACGCGGTGACGGGCAGCTGTGGTGGCACTCTTAGCGGCTCGATCTATACGCTTGCTGCCGTAAGTGCTGATTGCACCGTGGATATCAGCTTCGTCGAACAGTCGGTCAGCACCCCGGCGGTGTGGGACCAATTCAATTGGAATGAAGCCAACTGGCAGTGA
- the fdxA gene encoding ferredoxin FdxA — protein sequence MTFVVTDNCIKCKYTDCVEVCPVDCFYEGPNFLVIDPDECIDCALCEPECPAEAIFSEDELPAGQEQFIEINADLAAKWENITEKKDPLPDAEEWDGKPDKLQYLER from the coding sequence ATGACCTTTGTCGTTACTGATAACTGCATTAAGTGCAAATACACCGATTGCGTGGAAGTCTGCCCTGTGGACTGCTTCTACGAAGGCCCCAACTTTCTGGTGATCGACCCGGACGAGTGCATCGACTGCGCCCTGTGCGAGCCGGAATGCCCCGCCGAGGCCATATTCTCGGAAGATGAGCTGCCCGCCGGTCAGGAACAGTTTATCGAGATCAACGCAGACCTTGCCGCAAAATGGGAAAACATCACCGAGAAGAAAGACCCGCTGCCGGATGCGGAAGAGTGGGATGGCAAGCCGGACAAACTGCAGTATCTGGAAAGGTAG